The stretch of DNA GAAAGGCGGTAATGGCCTCGCGCTGATCCTTACCCGTTGCCGCCAGCGCAAATTGATCCCGATCCATATAGGTCGAGACCGGATTGAGCGCCTTCGCCGCCATCTCGATGGACTGCTTTGACATGCGCAAGGGAACCGGTGGCACGGCCGCTGCACGACGAGCGAGCTCAAGCGCTGCATCCAGCGCACTCCCATCTGCCACGACGTCTTCGATCAGACGCCAGTCAAGCGCATCTTGTGCCTTGAGCACTTCACCAAGAATGACAAACAGCTTGGCCCGCGCCGGCCCCATCAGATTGACCAGCCGTGGATTGGAGTGCCAGCTCATGTTCATGCCGAGCGGGATTTCCGGAAGTCTGAAGCCTGCGGACTCACCGGCAATGCGAATGTCGCACGCCCCAACCAGCGCCACACCACCCCCGATGCAATGACCTTCAATGGCACATATCGTGAGCTGCTCGAGGTCTTCCCACGCATCACACATGTCGGGACCGACCTTGAGGCCGTGACGGCGTGCCAGCAGCCCGTCTTCGCTACCGGCCATTTCGGGATCCTTGAGATCAGCACCGGCACTGAAAATCTTCGCGGTGCCTGTCAGCACAATCACATGGGTGTCGATATCATCGCGAAAGTCCCGCGCAATCTGCGTGAGTTCACGCATGGCAGCGCGCGACAGGGCATTCAGCCCATCGCCACGGTCGTAGCGCACAATGGCCACTGGACCATCTCGTTCGATGGTTGTGAATTCTCGTTTTTCGATAGCCAAAGTCTCTCCGCCCACCCTGTTACTGCCATTGGTGACAATTTTGGCGACACGCTAGCCGATAGACTGCGGTCGGGGAAGGCAGGTGCACCCTGACCGACAAGCCTAGGTGCGCAATGCGTCCCACAGGCTTGCTTCTGCGTGAGCGACCACAGATGCCTCGATGGAGAGATGGCCGTCCTCTGCCATTTTCAACATGCCAAGCGCCCCACCCCAGATAAGGGCAACGGCGACGGCAGGTGGCATGTCCCGAACCTCTCCGGATGCCACAGCACCCATGACAAAACGCTCAATGCCCTGCACGAAAATGCCATCCGCCTCACGGCTTTTCTCGTCAAGCAGCGGCTTATGATAGTGCTGCTCCAGAAATGTCGCTTGCTCCGGGTATTCAGCCAGCCAACCGGCAAGCCGGCGCCACAGGACACCAAATACGTCGCGGGCAGATGGTCCTGCAGGAGCGGGCGCAAACACGCACGCGTTGAGCTCACGCCTCGACCGCTGATACAGCACGTTCAGCAATGCGTCCTTAGTGTCGAAATGCCGATAGATTGTGCCGGTCGCCACACCGGCAGACTTGGCAATATCAGGGACAGCCGTCGCCTGATATCCACGCCGGGCAAACAACTCCAGTGCAGCACTCAGAATGCGCTCCTGCTTGTTGAGTGCCTCTGGCAGCACATCAACTGAGGGCGGAACCGCTTGCTCGGCGGCCTCAGGTGCACTGTCAGGAATACGCGGAGGATGTGCCATTCAATCAAATTGAATGAACATTCACATTCGGTCAAATGGGTTAAGGCCCCGCGCAGGGCCAACCGGCGTGAACACAGATCAGCCGGTCAAAGTGTGGCGGTGTCTGTCTCGAGTCCGAACAGGAGCCTGCCGGTCAGTTCCCAGGTCGCGGGCGCGGTCATCATATGCTGCGTGGCCACGTGGACGTCCCGGAAGGCCCGTTGCAGCGGCGACGTCCGGTGGACAGAACTACCACCACCCAGCAGATACATACGGTCAACCACCCTGGCAGATGCCGTTGTGGCATGGGTCGCAGCAAGACGCAGGTCGCGGCGATGGTCGACGCCAATAGACCCGTCCGCAGTGGCAGCATCCCATGCCGCCCCGACTGCATTCTCCAAAAAGGAATGCGCGGCGCGCAACTCCGCTTCACCCTGCGCAAGCTCGGACTGAGCCTGCGGCCGATGGGCAAGAGTCTTGCGGCTTCCCTGAGGGACTTTGCCGCCACCAATTTCAATGATCTCGTCAATCGCCTGCCGGGCCAGTCCCGTTGCGACAGAGGCAATGCCCACGGCAAGCAGGCCGAACACCGGGAAGGCATAGAGTGGATTTGTGAGACTTGGAGGCTTGGTAATGTCCGCCCCATGCCCAAGCGGCACCACCACATCATTGGCCTCAAAGTCGCTGCTGCCGCTGCCCGCAAGGCCTGACGGGTCCCAGTTGTCATGCAGCTTCAAATCCTGAACCGGCATGGCAAACATCTGCGTCCGTGGCCGCCCGGCATCGTCCATCACGGGCGCACCATCGGATATCAACCGCGCACCGCCAAAGACCCATTGCGCATTGTGCGAGCCGGAGCCCCATGCCCAACGCCCTTTGACCGTTGCACTGTCTGTGGACATGTCCGCCGTGCCCATGGGCGCAAAGACACCTGCTGTAATGGTATTGGGGTCATCACCATAAATGCGCGCGGCCGCGGCCGGGTCAAGATAGGCGGCCGTAAGCCCGGTCGTGGATCCGATCATCACACACCAGGCCGCTGACCCATCCGCCTGTGCCAGAGCATCGATCACCCCGGCGATCTGTTGCGGTGTTGCTTCAAGCCCACCCAGCGCCTTGGGTACAGCCATGCGATAGAAGCCCGCGGCTGCAAACCGGTCTGCTATGTCCTGCGGCAACTGACGCCCGGACTCAATCTCCGCTGCACGCTCGCGCAGTTCACCGGCAAAGCCATGGGCAGCAGCGATAAGACCGTCACCGCCCGTGGGGTGGTCTACTATCTGTGCTGTGTCACTGGGCATAATGATCTCCCTCTTCGATCCTGAGCATCGAACGCTGCGTCATAGGCTTATGTGCCGGTAAAGGTCGGCCGCCTCTTTTCAAGAAACGCAGACACGGCCTCTCGATGGTCGTCCCGCGTGAACGAGATCATCTCATAGGCCAGCGACGCATCAAACACTGTAGCCGCGAGCCGCTTGAGCTCCATGTTGACCGCCGCTTTGGTGTGCTGGATGGCCTGCGGCGCACCAGCTGCCAGCTTGGTCGCAAAGGCAAGAGCTTCCGCCTGCAATTCATCATCGCTGACCACATAGTTGACCAGTCCGATACGCTCAGCTTCCGCAGCGCGCACAGGATCACCGGTCATCAGATATTCCTTGGCACGCGCATAGCCCACAAGCTGCGGCCAGATCACAGCCCCGCCATCACCGGCCACGAGTCCAACGCGTACATGCGGGTCAGCGACCTGCGCGCTCTCACCCATGAAGATGACGTCACAGAACAAAGCAATCGTTGCCCCAAGACCAACCGCAGGCCCGTTGATGGCAGCCACAATCGGCTTCTCCACATCAAGAAGCGTCGTGACGATGCGTCGCCCTTCAGACGCACTGGGACTGGCAGCCTTGCCCTCAAGTCCAGCTTTCATCCAGGCGATGTCGCCCCCTGCGCAAAACGCATTACCGTCCGGATCGCCAGTGAGAAGAATGACATGGGTCTGATCATCTTCCTGCGCGTCCACAAATATGTCCGCCAGCTCATGATGCATCTGCTCATCCACCGCATTGCGCAGCTTTGGATTGGACAGCATCAGAGTCAGGATCCCGGCATCGCGCGATGCTTTGATGCGTGTGTATCGGTCGAAGCGGTCAGCCATTGGTCACCCCAGCGAGGACGTCCAGTTCGGACGTATTGCGAAAGACGTTCAGACAAAAAAGTACCGCCGCCCTGCCCATGACGTAAACCTTGTTTCAGGTCTGTCCGGGCGGGGCGGCGGCTATGTCGCGGGTCTATGGTCGGACGTGACTAGCTTCCGCTGCGGAAACCTTCAGCCGTGTCGGGATGCTTCACA from Pyruvatibacter sp. HU-CL02332 encodes:
- a CDS encoding enoyl-CoA hydratase-related protein, encoding MADRFDRYTRIKASRDAGILTLMLSNPKLRNAVDEQMHHELADIFVDAQEDDQTHVILLTGDPDGNAFCAGGDIAWMKAGLEGKAASPSASEGRRIVTTLLDVEKPIVAAINGPAVGLGATIALFCDVIFMGESAQVADPHVRVGLVAGDGGAVIWPQLVGYARAKEYLMTGDPVRAAEAERIGLVNYVVSDDELQAEALAFATKLAAGAPQAIQHTKAAVNMELKRLAATVFDASLAYEMISFTRDDHREAVSAFLEKRRPTFTGT
- a CDS encoding acyl-CoA dehydrogenase family protein, translating into MPSDTAQIVDHPTGGDGLIAAAHGFAGELRERAAEIESGRQLPQDIADRFAAAGFYRMAVPKALGGLEATPQQIAGVIDALAQADGSAAWCVMIGSTTGLTAAYLDPAAAARIYGDDPNTITAGVFAPMGTADMSTDSATVKGRWAWGSGSHNAQWVFGGARLISDGAPVMDDAGRPRTQMFAMPVQDLKLHDNWDPSGLAGSGSSDFEANDVVVPLGHGADITKPPSLTNPLYAFPVFGLLAVGIASVATGLARQAIDEIIEIGGGKVPQGSRKTLAHRPQAQSELAQGEAELRAAHSFLENAVGAAWDAATADGSIGVDHRRDLRLAATHATTASARVVDRMYLLGGGSSVHRTSPLQRAFRDVHVATQHMMTAPATWELTGRLLFGLETDTATL
- a CDS encoding enoyl-CoA hydratase/isomerase family protein — its product is MAIEKREFTTIERDGPVAIVRYDRGDGLNALSRAAMRELTQIARDFRDDIDTHVIVLTGTAKIFSAGADLKDPEMAGSEDGLLARRHGLKVGPDMCDAWEDLEQLTICAIEGHCIGGGVALVGACDIRIAGESAGFRLPEIPLGMNMSWHSNPRLVNLMGPARAKLFVILGEVLKAQDALDWRLIEDVVADGSALDAALELARRAAAVPPVPLRMSKQSIEMAAKALNPVSTYMDRDQFALAATGKDQREAITAFLEKRTPKFTGE
- a CDS encoding TetR/AcrR family transcriptional regulator, which codes for MAHPPRIPDSAPEAAEQAVPPSVDVLPEALNKQERILSAALELFARRGYQATAVPDIAKSAGVATGTIYRHFDTKDALLNVLYQRSRRELNACVFAPAPAGPSARDVFGVLWRRLAGWLAEYPEQATFLEQHYHKPLLDEKSREADGIFVQGIERFVMGAVASGEVRDMPPAVAVALIWGGALGMLKMAEDGHLSIEASVVAHAEASLWDALRT